A single Phoenix dactylifera cultivar Barhee BC4 chromosome 1, palm_55x_up_171113_PBpolish2nd_filt_p, whole genome shotgun sequence DNA region contains:
- the LOC103710830 gene encoding putative clathrin assembly protein At5g35200, producing MSGGGTQQSLRKYLGAIKDTTTVSLAKVNSDYKELDIAIVKATNHVERPAKEKHIKAIFYAISAARPRADVAYCIHALARRLAKTHNWAVALKTLIVIHRSLREVDPTFREELINYGRSRSHMLNLAHFKDDSSANAWDYSTWVRTYALYLEERLECFRVLKYDVETDPPRIRDLETAELLEQLPALQQLLFRLLGCQPQGAATYNIVIHLALSMVAGESFKIYNAISDGTINLVDKFFEMQRHNAVRALDIYRRSGQQAERLSEFYEVCKSIDIGRDRFIKIEQPPASFLTTMEEYVRDAPRASTVRKDQVTDEKNATPKVVLAIEDKKTPEVEEAPSPPPPPLEPVKVEAPVSEQTDLLGLNDTSPDTSELEKQNALALAIVPVDTVPAAAPSGSLSSENGTTGWELALITTPSSNESAVASSQLAGGLDRLTLDSLYADADRRANQNTSYNPWETTPMAGPVMQPVVHDPFYASNAIAAPHSVQMAAMAQQQQAFMLQQQMMMMGQQQHQVPLNPLGNPYATVGVHSYGSSKPLQASNMYTGFI from the exons ATGTCTGGAGGGGGAACACAACAGAGCTTGAGGAAATATTTAGGGGCCATCAAGGACACGACCACAGTTAGTTTGGCGAAAGTGAACAGTGATTACAAG GAATTAGACATTGCGATTGTAAAGGCGACAAACCATGTTGAGCGTCCAGCAAAGGAAAAGCACATTAAAG CTATTTTTTATGCCATTTCAGCTGCAAGACCTCGGGCTGATGTTGCTTACTGCATTCATGCTCTTGCCAGGCGTCTTGCAAAGACACACAATTGGGCG GTtgcattgaaaacattaattgTTATACATCGTTCTTTAAGGGAAGTGGACCCCACATTCCGTGAAGAGCTCATCAATTATGGAAGAAGCAGAAGTCATATGCTCAACTTGGCTCATTTTAAGGATGACTCTAGTGCAAATG CATGGGATTATTCTACATGGGTGCGGACCTATGCTTTATATTTAGAGGAGAGGCTTGAATGTTTTCGAGTGCTCAAGTATGATGTCGAAACAGATCCCCCG AGAATTCGCGATCTTGAGACAGCTGAGTTGCTGGAACAATTGCCAGCACTACAGCAACTTCTCTTTCGCCTGCTTGGTTGCCAA CCACAAGGAGCGGCAACATATAATATTGTAATTCATCTTGCACTTTCAATG GTTGCTGGAGAAAGTTTTAAGATTTATAATGCCATCAGTGATGGTACAATCAATTTGGTTGACAAG TTTTTTGAGATGCAGCGCCATAATGCTGTTAGGGCACTTGACATATACAGAAGATCAGGTCAACAG GCAGAGAGACTGTCTGAATTCTATGAAGTATGCAAAAGCATCGATATTGGACGTGACAGATTTATAAAAATTGAACAG CCCCCTGCATCATTTCTCACAACCATGGAGGAATATGTAAGAGATGCCCCACGAGCATCAACAGTTCGCAAAGATCAG GTAACAGATGAGAAAAATGCCACTCCAAAGGTTGTGCTGGCAATAGAAGACAAGAAAACCCCAGAAGTGGAAGAAGCACCTTCTCCACCTCCCCCACCTCTGGAACCAGTTAAAGTTGAAGCCCCTGTGTCTGAGCAAACAGATTTGCTG GGATTAAATGATACCAGCCCAGATACCTCTGAACTTGAAAAACAAAATGCTTTGGCACTAGCCATCGTTCCTGTTG ATACCGTGCCTGCAGCTGCCCCTTCTGGTAGTCTTAGTTCAGAGAATGGAACTACTGGCTGGGAATTGGCACTTATCACAACGCCCAGCTCAAATGAAAGTGCTGTGGCTTCAAGTCAATTG GCTGGTGGGCTTGACAGGCTCACCTTAGACAGCTTATATGCTGACGCAGATAGACGAGCAAACCAGAACACAAGCTACAACCCCTGGGAGACAACACCTATGGCTGGCCCTGTTATGCAACCAGTGGTTCATGATCCATTCTATGCCTCGAATGCAATTGCTGCGCCTCATTCTGTGCAGATGGCAGCCATGGCCCAGCAACAGCAGGCTTTCATGCTGCAGcaacagatgatgatgatgggtcAACAGCAACACCAGGTCCCTTTAAACCCACTTGGTAATCCATATGCAACGGTTGGTGTTCATTCGTATGGCTCAAGTAAGCCTCTTCAGGCATCAAATATGTACACAGGCTTTATCTAG
- the LOC103710829 gene encoding uncharacterized protein LOC103710829 isoform X2 — MARGFHGVRADLSELARHIVDIACFLSPLVHAPTHADSPPPSPRPPSRVLAGILADFAEISGGLRSGLSRLSTIAFRKAPTPPDRDRGSRESRVGGVSEEVVEFVTELVECPESWLEFPVPVDDDFLMSHSQREHISTVERLVPSITALRISLCPTYMSEECFWKIYFALLHPRLNKHDMECLSTQQALCSTFTAYVWRLLLETFDEIPVKDNKCERIRNRRNLKMKI, encoded by the exons ATGGCGAGAGGCTTCCACGGCGTGAGGGCAGACCTCTCCGAGCTCGCGCGCCACATCGTCGACATCGCTTGCTTCCTCTCCCCGCTCGTCCACGCCCCCACCCACGCCGACTCCCCCCCGCCGTCCCCCCGCCCTCCCTCCCGCGTGCTCGCGGGGATCCTCGCCGATTTCGCCGAGATCAGCGGGGGCCTCCGCAGCGGCCTGTCGCGGCTCTCTACGATCGCCTTCAGGAAAGCCCCGACGCCGCCGGATAGGGATCGAGGGTCGAGGGAATCGAGGGTCGGCGGGGTGTCAGAGGAGGTCGTGGAGTTTGTCACGGAACTTGTGGAGTGCCCCGAATCGTGGCTGGAGTTTCCGGTCCCTGTGGATGATG ATTTTTTAATGTCTCATTCTCAAAGAGAGCATATATCAACTGTTGAGCGCTTGGTTCCAAGTATAACAGCTCTTAGGATCAGCCTTTGTCCAACTTATATGAGTGAGGAATGTTTTTGGAAGATATACTTTGCACTATTGCATCCAAGGCTGAATAAGCATGATATGGAGTGCTTATCAACCCAGCAG GCACTGTGCAGCACCTTTACTGCCTATGTATGGCGACTGCTTTTGGAAACCTTTGATGAAATTCCAGTGAAAGATAACAAATGTGAAAGAATCAGAAACAGGAGAAACCTCAAGATGAAGATATAA